Below is a genomic region from Bombina bombina isolate aBomBom1 unplaced genomic scaffold, aBomBom1.pri scaffold_2096, whole genome shotgun sequence.
actgccaagtggaaaataatgcccaaacatttattcacacagtacctcagcaatgtaaacgattctacattccagcaaaaacgtttaacatgagaatagttattaaaaggattagtgacctttaacacagtagttccggtgaaataccatccccagaatactgaagtgtatacatacatgtcattttaacggtatggcaggcttttctcatcaattccattcagaaaataaaaactgccacatacctcaatgcagattcatctgcccgctgtcccctgatctgaagcctttacctccctcagatggtcgagaacagcaatatgatcttaacgactccggttaaaatcatagtaaaaaatctctgtcagattcttcctcaaactctgccagagaagtaataacacgctccggtgctattttaaaataacaaacttttgattgaagtcataaaaactaagtataatcaccatagtcctctcacacatcctatctagtcgttgggtgcaagagaatgactgggactgacgtagaggggaggagctatatgcagctctgctgggtgaatcctcttgcatttcctgttggggaggagttatatcccagaagtaatgatgacccgtggactgatcacacataacagaagaaagacagTTCACAAGCAGGAACATAGAGGTGGTGCCAATAAGAACATACTCTGCAATTGTAACCTGCCTCAGTCACCCCTTGAATCTTAAAGGGACCTTGGAAAAtacaatacccagcatgctttaTGACTGCCATTGTGGATCTGTGCACAGGTGTTAcactacaacatttaaaaaaattgacaTATTATTTGCAACATTTCCAAACAAATCCAATTAAAATTGCAGCAAAAACCATATACAAGAGCTTTAGGTTAGAGGTTTTATCTAATGACTGGGAAATTGATTAGAACATATAATGCATTGAGCGCTACAGGGAAGGTCAGTGAGTAGCCGGTGACATAGTTACGTTGGATGTCTATGCCTGCAAGGGAATGTAGACCTCCATTAAAGAATATTGATCAGCAAATTAACACATGCATACATTTGTTTGCAGGATTCAAGGGTATTGCTTTCACGTGGGTTTGAAATTACAGAGAGACAAACAAgctttgtttaaaaggacattctagtgtaaaaatatatttttttccaaatgaatttattttgttgtgtattaacccttccaaATGAGGGTACAAGTGAATAGCAAATGAAAATCAGTCATACCTGCGTATGCACCAATCACTGGCTGTATTCTTATGTGGAACAGAATAGGGGTGTTCTAAATGTGAAACTCGgactatgtgcttaacctttttaaaGAAGGtaaacacttaaagtgaatgtaaattttgataaagtgcctgttttttaaaaattcgattaaaagcagggacactttaattcatcaatatatacatttcactcgtgttgtgaaaatacttaccttttaatcttgacagccgctgcatcgcttcctccgcctgtcgcaaagcctcttcctgggtctaaaatgaggaattcggcttcctccaatcacggcgttgaatcagacaacGATTCCCGGGGAGGGGGtgcaaagccgtgattggaggatgaccgatctgtCATTTCTGACTTAGGAAGAGACTTGCGACGACCGggtgaagctggagcggctgtcaagattaaaaaggtaagtattttcacaacacgagtgaaatgtaaattttgatgaattaaagtgcccctgtttttttatcGAATTTATAAaagccgggcactttatcatcaaaatttacattcactttaataaagaagGAAATGTGTTTACAACTGAAATTCTCTAAAacttatatgttctatttatatttttacactatAACATCTTTTACCAAGAGCTGTAATACAAATGTTTAGATTGTCACAAATTTACATAATCTGTTAAAATTAAATGCTGAATGATATTAACACTCATAAAAAAGGTAATGTTTGTAACATATGGTGAGTTACTGCATATAAAGTTATTTTTCCAAGTGGGATAGCAagtttaaatacattaaatacagtagaattgcataaacaataaatgcataataaaaaaacaatgcaaacacACTTAGTATGAAACCTAAACAATCAATAGATTCTTTCAAAGTTTCTCTTTGCttccctgtatcacatgacagttgtcagctaatcacagactcctcAAAGAATGACCAGCTGTCCTTTCATTGTTGCACATAGTGGTGTAACCAAAAATGATACATGTGGGCACCAGTGGTTTTTGTGCAGGGCTAAGATGGGAGAGGTGGAACTGGGCATGTCATGGGCAGGACAGCAATGGACATTAACAGTTGGGGAGCCAGTACCACCCATTGCAACGCCACTGGTTTCAAACAATGCTGCCATACTGTTACCATCATagcaacaaatgatactaagagacccaagtaaataaaaaacaaaacaaaaaaaaaaaaaaaaaaaacagcactctatctgaataatgaaagactattatattcctttaaattaggTTTTGTTGCAAAACAAAACAGCTCTAATGAATTCTGGAACATATGTCcctttataataaatttatttaaaataaagctgGATTTGGTTGTAAAAGAGAATATCTGATGATTACAGCAGGTGAGCAGTGTGTTGAAACTGGACGTGATTTTCTGGCCAGAACTGAAATTTATGTAGCGTGTTAGACAAATATTTGTATCCTGCTACAAAGAAAAATAGTGAGACCATTAAACTAAGAAATATTTAAAGCAATTTTAGGAATTTTTCTACTTGGAATCATTGGTCTTctagaaaaagaaaatatataatcatGAAGTCAACTGCAAAGAGATTAGATTACTACTGTGCCAGGTTTATATGGAGATGGAATAAACATATTGTTTTAATACAACATTTTTATCCTGGACTGAGTGAGAGGATGTATGTTTAAtagattacaaatagcacttaaaaccCACACATCAACCTGAAGGCAACGCATCACTTTGCATTTTGCTAGATAAGAGAGGTCTGTACAGTTTTTTCATGATTTCAAGAAAAGGAAGGAATGTGATGCTGACATAAGCTATAACCATAAACTTACCATATTCACACGTCTCTCCACCTTTCCCTAGATTACAATGACACTGGGAACCGCCACGGTCATAGTCATTAAGACAGAAGCTATCCAAAGGGCAGATGGTTTCCTCGCAGGTCAAATCAAACAATCTAGGTGGAGAGAACAAACCATTTCTCCTCATGGGTTTAGCAGCCGTTGGTTTAGCAGTAGTGGTGGTGAGCAGAGTAGAGCGAACAGTTGTAGTGATCAATAAAGCTTTTGTAGATACGGATGTTGTGGCTGGGGACGCAGTAGTTGTGGTTCGCAAAGGAACAATCTTTGTATATGTCCCTGGAGTGATCTTTGTTTCCACCACAAATTTCTTTTTCCCCCCTTTGCTTGGAGGGAGCGGTTTAAGCTGTGAAAAGAAGAAGTTTATATTgttaaaaagttttattactttttatggGGAAGCAACTTGTTGTGACTTCCAAGTTTAGCACTttaattgcttttaaaaaaaaagagagatttctTTCCAAAATGGCAAATTTTAGAGAATAGTTTCTATAAAAGCTTACATACATAGTCCCAGGAACACACGTgtcaaacttgcatgatttagacagagcatgtgtaTAAATACTCACTTCTATTCATCAAAggttactaagagaacaaagtaaatttgataatagaatatgtacatatgcaaCACTGTTGGGAGCTAGCTAGCGAATGGTGGCTGCATGCATtgatctcttgtcattgactccccaaatgtgtttagctagctcccagtagtgcactgctgctctggagctgacttaaactatgtgtttaatctatttgcaggggttaaacacacagtaatatacacAAGTAACAGTGCAATTATACAATGttgtaacattttctttttgcacttgtatatcCTTTAAACACTATATGGCAcaacatgtgacaacactgaagaaatgacactttgctacaatgtaaagtagtgagtgtacagcttgtataacagtgcaaatttgctgtgccctcaaaataacttaaacagccattaatgtctaaaccgttggcaacaaaagtgagtacacccctaagtggaaatgtccaaattgggcccaattggccattttccctccccggtgtcatatgaCTCATTGTTACAaaactcaggtgtgaatggggagcaggtgtgttaaatttggtgttatcgctctcacactctctcatactggtcactggaagttcaacatggcacctcatggcaaagaactctctgaggatctgaaaaaaagaattgttgctctacataaagatggcctaggctataagaagatagccaagaccctgaaactgagctgcagcacggtgggcaagaccatacagctgtttcacagggcaggttccactcgcctcaccatggtcgaccaaagaagttgagtgcatatgctcagcgtcatatccagaggttgtctttgggaaatagacgtatgagtgctgccagcattgttacAGAGACCGGACAACTAGCTCAGCAcgttaatgcactgtggctgagctctggagcaacctgagggttgcaggtttgatccccggcaaggtccactcagcctttcatccttccaaagtcgataaaatgagcagcgccttgagacccttacgggtgattagccgcgctttacaagtacccaattcatacagaggttgaaggggttggggTGTCAGCCTGTCACTGCACAGACCATAAGCCACACacagcattaaattggtctgcatggctctcgtcccagaaggaagcctcttctaaagatgatgcacaagaaagcccgcagtttGCTGAGAaaaagcagactaagaacatggattacagaaaccatgtcctgtggtccaatgagaccaagataaactgatTTGCGTGTGtgacagcaaccaggtgaggagtacaaagataagtgtgtcttgcctacagtcaagcatggtggtggaggtatcatggtctgggcctgaatgagtgctgccggcactggggagttacagttcattgagggaaccatgaatgccaacatgtactgtgacatactgaaggagAGCATGATCCACTgctttcggagactgggctgcagggcagtattccaacatgataaacaaccccaaacacacctacaagacaaccactgccttgctaaagaagcagagagagggtaaaggtgatggactggccaagcctcTCTCCAGACCTAAaatccctattgagcatctgtggggcatcctcaaacggaaggtgggggagtgcaaggtctctaacatccaccagctccatgatgttgtcatggaggagtggaagaggacttcagtggcaacctgtgaagctctggtgaactccatgcccaagagggttaaggcagtgctggaaaataatggtggccacacaaaatattgacactttgggcccaattttgacatttccacttagggggtgtactcacttttgttgccaacggtttagacattaatggctgtgtgttgagttattttgaggggacagcaaatttacactgttattcatatgtcattgtagcaaagtgtaatttcttcagttttgtcacatgaaaacatattataaaatatttacaaaaatgtgaggggtgtactcacttttgtgagatactgtatatctcaCAAAAGGGTTCAAAGGGTATATAATATGCAAACATATAAGGCACCCACTGGGattcaaaaaatttttttctttgaataaaaagAATGCTTCCTTACATTTTCATATTATGTATAAACATACTTTAATACATTATAAGTAAGACTGGGCAAACCAAAGtctatgcatttcagtttttagatattttaatttcagatttttttaaataaatctctgaacaaaaaaaagttgcaagaataaaatagaaaacaaataaacATGGGaaaactgattattttcatgtacCTCATCTATATAGATATCGTAATCAGAATCATCAATATTGTATCCATCATCATCACCAATTTTTGGTTCTGTAATGTACCCATGGACATAACCTCCTGATCCCAGCTCATCAATGTctgcaataaaaaaaacagaatttatgtttacctgataaatttctttctccaacggtgtgtccggtccacggcgtcatccttacttgtgggatattctcctccccaacaggaaatggcaaagagcccagcaaagctggtcacatgatccctcctaggctccgcctaccccagtcattcgaccgacgttaaggaggaataatagcataggagaaaccatatggtaccgtggtgactgtagttaaagaaaataaattatcagacctgattaaaaaaccagggcgggccgtggaccggacacaccgttggagaaagaaatttatcaggtaaacataaattctgttttctccaacataggtgtgtccggtccacggcgtcatccttacttgtgggaaccaataccaaagctttaggacacggatgaagggagggagcaaatcaggtcacctaaatggaaggcaccacggcttgcaaaacctttctcccaaaaatagcctcagaagaagcaaaagtatcaaacttgtaaaatttggtaaaagtgtgcagtgaagaccaagtcgctgccctacatatctgatcaacagaagcctcgttcttgaaggcccatgtggaagccacagccctagtggaatgagccgtgattctttcgggaggctgccgtccggcagtctcgtaagccaatctgatgatgcttttaatccaaaaagagagagaggtagaagttgctttttgacctctccttttacctgaataaacaacaaacagggaagatgtttgtctaaaatcctttgtagcatctaaatagaattttagagcgcgaacaacatccaaattgtgcaacaagcgttccttctttgaaactggtttcggacacagagaaggtacgataatctcctggttaatgtttttgttagaaacaacttttggaagaaaaccaggtttagtacgtaaaaccaccttatctgcatggaacaccagataaggaggagaacactgcagagcagataattctgaaactcttctagcagaagaaattgcaactaaaaacaaaactgtccaagataataacttaatatcaacggaatgtaagggttcaaacggaaccccctgaagaactgaaagaactagattgagactccaaggaggagtcaaaggtttgtaaacaggcttgattctaaccagagcctgaacaaaggcttgaacatctggcacagctgccagttttttgtgaagtaacaccgacaaggcagaaatctgtcccttcagggaacttgccgataatcctttttccaatccttcttgaaggaaggatagaatcctaggaatcttaaccttgtcccaagggaatcctttagattcacaccaacagatatattttttccaaattttgtggtaaatctttctagttacaggctttctggcctgaacaagagtatcgataacagaatctgagaaacctcgcttcgataaaatcaagcgttcaatctccaagcagtcagctggagtgaaaccagattcggatgttcgaacggaccctgaacaagaaggtctcgtctcaaaggtagcttccaaggtggagccgatgacatattcaccagatctgcataccaagtcctgcgtggccacgcaggagctatcaagatcaccgacgccctctcctgattgatcctggctaccagcctggggatgagaggaaacggcgggaacacataagctagtttgaaggtccaaggtgctactagtgcatccactagagccgccttgggatccctggatctggacccgtagcaaggaactttgaagttctgacgagaggccatcagatccatgtctggaatgccccaaagttgagtgacttgggcaaagatttccggatggagttcccactcccccggatgcaatgtctgacgactcagaaaatccgcttcccaattttccactcccgggatgtggatagcagacaggtggcaggagtgaaactccgcccatagaataatcttggtcacttcttccatcgctagggaactccttgttcccccctgatggttgatgtacgcaacagtcgtcatgttgtctgattgaaaccgtatgaacttggtcctcgctagctgaggccaagccttgagagcattgaatatcgctctcagttccagaatatttatcggtagaagagattcttcccgagaccaaagaccctgagctttcagggatccccagaccgcgccccagcccatcagactggcgtcggtcgtgacaatgacccactctggtctgtggaatgtcatccctcgtgacaggttgtccagggacagccaccaacggagtgagtctctggtcctctgatttacttgtatctttggagacaagtctgtatagtccccattccactgactgagcatgcacagttgtaatggtcttagatgaatgcgcgcaaaaggaactatgtccattgtcgctaccatcaacccgatcacttccatgcactgagctacggaaggaagaggaacggaatgaagtattcgacaagagtccagaagctttgtctttctggcctctgttagaaaaatcctcatttctgaggagtctataattgttcccaagaagggaacccttgttgacggggatagagaactcttttccacgttcactttccagccgtgcgatctgagaaaggccaggacgatgtccgtgtgagcctttgctcgagggagggacgacgcttgaatcagaatgtcgtccaggtaaggtacaactgcaatgccccttggtcttagcacagctagaagggaccctagtacctttgtgaaaatccttggagcagtggctaatccgaaaggaagcgccacgaactggtaatgtttgtccaggaatgcaaaccttaggaaccgatgatgttccttgtggataggaatatgtagatacgcatcctttaaatccaccgtggtcatgaattgaccttcctggatggaaggaaggatagttcgaatggtttccatcttgaaagatgggaccttgagaaatttgtttaagatcttgagatctaggattggtctgaacgttccctcttttttgggaactatgaacagattggagtagaaccccatcccttg
It encodes:
- the LOC128644494 gene encoding pikachurin, whose protein sequence is IDELGSGGYVHGYITEPKIGDDDGYNIDDSDYDIYIDELKPLPPSKGGKKKFVVETKITPGTYTKIVPLRTTTTASPATTSVSTKALLITTTVRSTLLTTTTAKPTAAKPMRRNGLFSPPRLFDLTCEETICPLDSFCLNDYDRGGSQCHCNLGKGGETCEY